The following coding sequences lie in one Glycine soja cultivar W05 chromosome 16, ASM419377v2, whole genome shotgun sequence genomic window:
- the LOC114389707 gene encoding receptor-like protein EIX2 isoform X1: MSCYSLKLFYALLLLLLHAVVSILGFNSLPNSAEIKCIESERQALLNFKHGLKDETGMLSTWRDDGNNRDCCKWKGIQCNNQTGHVEMLHLRGHDTQYLIGAINISSLIALENIEHLDLSYNDFEVSHIPELMGLFTNLRYLNLSASSFGGSIPSDIGKLTHLLSLDLGKNLYLHGQIPYQLGNLTHLQYLDLSDNDLEGELPYQLGNLSQLRYLDLCNNFYLHGQIPYQLGNLTHLQYLDLSDNDLDGELPYQLGNLSQLRYLNLGNNLYLHGQIPYQLGILTHLQYLDLSDNDLDGELPYQLGNLSQLRYLDLARRNSFSGALPFQVGKLPLLHTLGLGGNFDVKSKDAEWLTNLSSLTKLKLSSLHNLSSSHHWLQMISKLIPSLRELRLFDCSLSDTNIQSLFYSPSNLSTALTILDLSSNKLTSSTFQLLSNFPSLVILDLSYNNMSSSVFQGGFNFSSKLQNLDLQNCSLTDGSFLMSSSFIMSSSSSLVSLDLSSNLLKSSTIFYWLFNSTTNLHELSLDHNMLEGPIPDGFGKVMNSLEVLDLSDNKLQGEIPSFFGNMCALQSLDLSNNKLNGEFSSFFRNSSWCNRHIFKSLYLSYNRLTGMLPKSIGLLSELEYLYLAGNSLEGDVTESHLSNFSKLKYLRLSENSLSLKFVPSWVPPFQLIHLGLRSCELGPTFPSWLKTQSSLYELDISDNGINDSVPDWFWNNLEYMAYLNMSFNYIIGAIPNISCKLPYRPFILLNSNQFEGKIPSFLLQASGLMLSENNFSDLFSFLCDQSTAAKFAILDVSHNQIKGQLPDCWKSVKQLLFLDLSNNKLSGKIPMSMGALVNMEALVLRNNSLMGELPSSLKNCSSLFMLDLSENMLSGSIPSWIGESMQQLIILKMRGNHLSGNLPIHLCYLKRIQLLDLSRNNLSSGIPSCLKNLTAMSEQTINSWDTMSHIYWYNNTYIEIYGGYSLGGYTLDITWMWKGVERGFKDPELELKSIDLSCNNLTGEIPNEVGYLLGLVSLNLSRNNLSGEIPSQIGNLGSLESLDLSRNHISGRIPSSLSEIDYLQKLDLSHNSLSGRIPSGRHFETFEASSFEGNIDLCGEQLNKTCPGDGDQTTAEHQEPAVKGDDSVFYEGLYMSLGIGYFTGFWGLLGPLLLWRPWRIAYKRFLNRLTDYVYVCLW; this comes from the exons ATGAGTTGTTATTCTCTGAAACTATTTTATGCACTTTTGCTGCTTTTATTGCATGCTGTAGTATCCATTCTTGGATTCAACAGCCTTCCCAATAGCGCAGAAATTAAGTGCATTGAGAGTGAGAGACAAGCACTCCTCAACTTCAAACATGGCCTCAAAGATGAAACTGGCATGCTGTCTACATGGAGGGACGATGGCAATAACAGAGACTGTTGCAAATGGAAAGGCATTCAATGCAACAATCAAACTGGTCATGTTGAGATGCTTCATCTCCGTGGTCATGATACACAATATTTGATAGGTGCAATCAATATCTCTTCATTGATTGCCCTTGAAAATATTGAACACTTGGATCTCAGCTATAATGATTTTGAAGTGAGTCATATCCCAGAACTCATGGGCTTGTTCACCAACTTAAGATATCTCAATCTCTCTGCTTCTTCATTTGGTGGGAGTATTCCTTCTGATATTGGAAAGCTTACACATTTACTGTCTCTTGATCTAGGTAAGAATCTTTATCTCCATGGACAAATCCCTTATCAACTTGGAAACCTTACACATTTACAATATCTTGATCTAAGTGATAATGATCTAGAAGGGGAACTCCCTTATCAACTTGGAAATCTCTCACAGTTGAGGTATCTTGATCTATGTAACAATTTTTATCTCCATGGACAAATCCCTTATCAACTTGGAAACCTTACACATTTACAATATCTTGATCTAAGTGATAATGATCTAGATGGGGAACTCCCTTATCAACTTGGAAATCTCTCACAGTTGAGGTATCTTAATCTAGGTAACAATCTTTATCTCCATGGACAAATCCCTTATCAACTTGGAATCCTTACACATTTACAATATCTTGATCTAAGTGATAATGATCTAGATGGGGAACTCCCTTATCAACTTGGAAATCTCTCACAGTTGAGGTATCTTGATCTTGCGAGGCGGAATTCATTTTCGGGAGCACTCCCTTTCCAAGTTGGGAAACTTCCTTTGTTGCACACTCTTGGACTTGGTGGCAATTTTGATGTGAAATCTAAGGATGCAGAATGGTTGACTAATCTTTCTTCCTTGACAAAACTTAAGCTAAGTTCACTACACAACCTTTCCTCTTCTCATCACTGGCTACAAATGATCAGCAAGCTTATTCCAAGCTTAAGAGAGTTGAGGCTATTTGATTGTTCTCTTTCAGATACAAATATTCAATCTCTGTTTTATTCACCTTCCAACCTTTCCACTGCTCTTACCATCCTTGATCTTTCTTCAAATAAGCTCACATCCTCAACATTTCAACTGTTGTCAAACTTTCCTTCTCTTGTTATCCTTGACCTTTCCTATAATAATATGTCATCATCAGTCTTTCAAGGTGGTTTCAACTTCAGCTCAAAACTTCAAAATCTGGATTTGCAAAATTGTAGTCTTACGGATGGAAG TTTTCTTATGTCATCTTCTTTCATTATGagttcttcatcttctcttgtttcCCTTGATCTCTCCTCAAATCTgttgaaatcatcaactatatttTACTGGCTCTTTAACTCCACCACCAATCTTCATGAGCTTTCCCTTGATCATAACATGTTGGAAGGTCCCATTCCAGATGGATTTGGGAAAGTAATGAACTCTCTTGAAGTTCTTGACCTATCCGATAACAAACTGCAAGGCGAGATTCCATCTTTCTTTGGTAACATGTGCGCATTGCAGAGTTTAGACCTCTCAAATAACAAGTTGAACGGGGAATTTTCTAGCTTCTTCCGAAATTCTTCATGGTGCAACAGACACATATTTAAGAGCTTGTATTTATCTTATAACCGGTTGACTGGCATGTTACCTAAAAGCATTGGATTGCTATCAGAGTTGGAGTATCTTTACTTGGCTGGGAATTCTTTGGAGGGTGACGTCACTGAATCCCATCTTTCtaatttttccaaattaaaatacttgcGGCTATCAGAGAACTCATTGTCTCTGAAATTCGTCCCGAGTTGGGTTCCTCCATTCCAATTAATACACTTGGGACTCCGTTCTTGCGAGTTGGGCCCCACTTTTCCTAGTTGGCTCAAGACTCAAAGTTCGTTGTATGAGCTTGATATTTCTGATAACGGGATTAATGACTCTGTACCAGACTGGTTTTGGAATAACTTGGAATATATGGCATACTTAAATATGTCTTTCAATTATATCATTGGTGCAATTCCTAATATATCGTGTAAGCTTCCTTACAGACCATTTATACTTCTGAATTCAAATCAGTTTGAGGGTAAAATTCCGTCATTTTTACTACAAGCTTCTGGGCTGATGCtctctgaaaataatttttcagatTTGTTTTCATTCTTATGTGACCAAAGCACAGCTGCAAAATTTGCCATATTAGATGTATCACACAATCAAATAAAGGGGCAACTCCCAGATTGTTGGAAATCAGTAAAGCAATTACTGTTTCTTGATTTAAGTAACAATAAATTGTCAGGGAAGATTCCTATGTCCATGGGCGCCCTTGTTAATATGGAAGCCTTGGTTTTACGAAACAATAGTTTGATGGGTGAGTTGCCTTCTTCTTTGAAGAATTGCAGCAGTTTATTTATGCTGGACCTGAGTGAAAATATGTTGTCGGGTTCAATACCATCATGGATTGGAGAAAGTATGCAGCAATTGATAATCCTGAAGATGCGAGGAAATCACCTCTCAGGAAATCTGCCCATTCATCTCTGTTATTTGAAGCGTATTCAATTGTTGGATCTTTCAAGGAATAACTTGTCAAGTGGAATTCCATCATGCTTAAAGAATTTGACTGCAATGTCTGAACAGACCATCAACTCATGGGACACTATGTCTCATATTTATTGGTATAATAACACTTACATTGAAATTTATGGTGGTTACTCATTGGGAGGTTATACGCTTGACATAACATGGATGTGGAAAGGTGTGGAACGGGGGTTCAAGGATCCAGAGTTAGAACTCAAAAGCATTGATCTTTCCTGTAACAATTTAACGGGTGAAATACCAAATGAGGTTGGATATTTGCTTGGGTTAGTTTCTTTGAATCTATCAAGAAACAATTTGAGTGGAGAAATTCCTTCTCAGATTGGGAATTTAGGTTCACTAGAATCACTTGACTTGTCAAGAAATCACATCTCTGGGAGAattccttcttctctttctgAAATTGATTATTTGCAAAAATTAGACTTGTCACACAACTCTCTTTCTGGAAGAATCCCATCAGGAAGACATTTTGAAACCTTTGAAGCCTCTAGTTTTGAAGGAAACATTGATCTTTGTGGCGAACAACTTAACAAAACTTGTCCTGGGGATGGAGATCAGACAACAGCAGAGCATCAAGAACCAGCAGTCAAAGGTGATGATTCAGTTTTCTATGAGGGATTATACATGAGCTTGGGGATTGGATACTTCACTGGATTTTGGGGCTTATTAGGGCCATTACTACTGTGGCGTCCTTGGAGAATTGCTTACAAGAGGTTTCTGAACAGATTAACAGACTATGTATATGTATGCTTATGGTGA
- the LOC114389707 gene encoding receptor-like protein EIX2 isoform X2: MSCYSLKLFYALLLLLLHAVVSILGFNSLPNSAEIKCIESERQALLNFKHGLKDETGMLSTWRDDGNNRDCCKWKGIQCNNQTGHVEMLHLRGHDTQYLIGAINISSLIALENIEHLDLSYNDFEVSHIPELMGLFTNLRYLNLSASSFGGSIPSDIGKLTHLLSLDLGKNLYLHGQIPYQLGNLTHLQYLDLSDNDLEGELPYQLGNLSQLRYLDLCNNFYLHGQIPYQLGNLTHLQYLDLSDNDLDGELPYQLGNLSQLRYLDLARRNSFSGALPFQVGKLPLLHTLGLGGNFDVKSKDAEWLTNLSSLTKLKLSSLHNLSSSHHWLQMISKLIPSLRELRLFDCSLSDTNIQSLFYSPSNLSTALTILDLSSNKLTSSTFQLLSNFPSLVILDLSYNNMSSSVFQGGFNFSSKLQNLDLQNCSLTDGSFLMSSSFIMSSSSSLVSLDLSSNLLKSSTIFYWLFNSTTNLHELSLDHNMLEGPIPDGFGKVMNSLEVLDLSDNKLQGEIPSFFGNMCALQSLDLSNNKLNGEFSSFFRNSSWCNRHIFKSLYLSYNRLTGMLPKSIGLLSELEYLYLAGNSLEGDVTESHLSNFSKLKYLRLSENSLSLKFVPSWVPPFQLIHLGLRSCELGPTFPSWLKTQSSLYELDISDNGINDSVPDWFWNNLEYMAYLNMSFNYIIGAIPNISCKLPYRPFILLNSNQFEGKIPSFLLQASGLMLSENNFSDLFSFLCDQSTAAKFAILDVSHNQIKGQLPDCWKSVKQLLFLDLSNNKLSGKIPMSMGALVNMEALVLRNNSLMGELPSSLKNCSSLFMLDLSENMLSGSIPSWIGESMQQLIILKMRGNHLSGNLPIHLCYLKRIQLLDLSRNNLSSGIPSCLKNLTAMSEQTINSWDTMSHIYWYNNTYIEIYGGYSLGGYTLDITWMWKGVERGFKDPELELKSIDLSCNNLTGEIPNEVGYLLGLVSLNLSRNNLSGEIPSQIGNLGSLESLDLSRNHISGRIPSSLSEIDYLQKLDLSHNSLSGRIPSGRHFETFEASSFEGNIDLCGEQLNKTCPGDGDQTTAEHQEPAVKGDDSVFYEGLYMSLGIGYFTGFWGLLGPLLLWRPWRIAYKRFLNRLTDYVYVCLW, translated from the exons ATGAGTTGTTATTCTCTGAAACTATTTTATGCACTTTTGCTGCTTTTATTGCATGCTGTAGTATCCATTCTTGGATTCAACAGCCTTCCCAATAGCGCAGAAATTAAGTGCATTGAGAGTGAGAGACAAGCACTCCTCAACTTCAAACATGGCCTCAAAGATGAAACTGGCATGCTGTCTACATGGAGGGACGATGGCAATAACAGAGACTGTTGCAAATGGAAAGGCATTCAATGCAACAATCAAACTGGTCATGTTGAGATGCTTCATCTCCGTGGTCATGATACACAATATTTGATAGGTGCAATCAATATCTCTTCATTGATTGCCCTTGAAAATATTGAACACTTGGATCTCAGCTATAATGATTTTGAAGTGAGTCATATCCCAGAACTCATGGGCTTGTTCACCAACTTAAGATATCTCAATCTCTCTGCTTCTTCATTTGGTGGGAGTATTCCTTCTGATATTGGAAAGCTTACACATTTACTGTCTCTTGATCTAGGTAAGAATCTTTATCTCCATGGACAAATCCCTTATCAACTTGGAAACCTTACACATTTACAATATCTTGATCTAAGTGATAATGATCTAGAAGGGGAACTCCCTTATCAACTTGGAAATCTCTCACAGTTGAGGTATCTTGATCTATGTAACAATTTTTATCTCCATGGACAAATCCCTTATCAACTTGGAAACCTTACACATTTACAATATCTTGATCTAAGTGATAATGATCTAGATGGGGAACTCCCTTATCAACTTGGAAATCTCTCACAGTTGAG GTATCTTGATCTTGCGAGGCGGAATTCATTTTCGGGAGCACTCCCTTTCCAAGTTGGGAAACTTCCTTTGTTGCACACTCTTGGACTTGGTGGCAATTTTGATGTGAAATCTAAGGATGCAGAATGGTTGACTAATCTTTCTTCCTTGACAAAACTTAAGCTAAGTTCACTACACAACCTTTCCTCTTCTCATCACTGGCTACAAATGATCAGCAAGCTTATTCCAAGCTTAAGAGAGTTGAGGCTATTTGATTGTTCTCTTTCAGATACAAATATTCAATCTCTGTTTTATTCACCTTCCAACCTTTCCACTGCTCTTACCATCCTTGATCTTTCTTCAAATAAGCTCACATCCTCAACATTTCAACTGTTGTCAAACTTTCCTTCTCTTGTTATCCTTGACCTTTCCTATAATAATATGTCATCATCAGTCTTTCAAGGTGGTTTCAACTTCAGCTCAAAACTTCAAAATCTGGATTTGCAAAATTGTAGTCTTACGGATGGAAG TTTTCTTATGTCATCTTCTTTCATTATGagttcttcatcttctcttgtttcCCTTGATCTCTCCTCAAATCTgttgaaatcatcaactatatttTACTGGCTCTTTAACTCCACCACCAATCTTCATGAGCTTTCCCTTGATCATAACATGTTGGAAGGTCCCATTCCAGATGGATTTGGGAAAGTAATGAACTCTCTTGAAGTTCTTGACCTATCCGATAACAAACTGCAAGGCGAGATTCCATCTTTCTTTGGTAACATGTGCGCATTGCAGAGTTTAGACCTCTCAAATAACAAGTTGAACGGGGAATTTTCTAGCTTCTTCCGAAATTCTTCATGGTGCAACAGACACATATTTAAGAGCTTGTATTTATCTTATAACCGGTTGACTGGCATGTTACCTAAAAGCATTGGATTGCTATCAGAGTTGGAGTATCTTTACTTGGCTGGGAATTCTTTGGAGGGTGACGTCACTGAATCCCATCTTTCtaatttttccaaattaaaatacttgcGGCTATCAGAGAACTCATTGTCTCTGAAATTCGTCCCGAGTTGGGTTCCTCCATTCCAATTAATACACTTGGGACTCCGTTCTTGCGAGTTGGGCCCCACTTTTCCTAGTTGGCTCAAGACTCAAAGTTCGTTGTATGAGCTTGATATTTCTGATAACGGGATTAATGACTCTGTACCAGACTGGTTTTGGAATAACTTGGAATATATGGCATACTTAAATATGTCTTTCAATTATATCATTGGTGCAATTCCTAATATATCGTGTAAGCTTCCTTACAGACCATTTATACTTCTGAATTCAAATCAGTTTGAGGGTAAAATTCCGTCATTTTTACTACAAGCTTCTGGGCTGATGCtctctgaaaataatttttcagatTTGTTTTCATTCTTATGTGACCAAAGCACAGCTGCAAAATTTGCCATATTAGATGTATCACACAATCAAATAAAGGGGCAACTCCCAGATTGTTGGAAATCAGTAAAGCAATTACTGTTTCTTGATTTAAGTAACAATAAATTGTCAGGGAAGATTCCTATGTCCATGGGCGCCCTTGTTAATATGGAAGCCTTGGTTTTACGAAACAATAGTTTGATGGGTGAGTTGCCTTCTTCTTTGAAGAATTGCAGCAGTTTATTTATGCTGGACCTGAGTGAAAATATGTTGTCGGGTTCAATACCATCATGGATTGGAGAAAGTATGCAGCAATTGATAATCCTGAAGATGCGAGGAAATCACCTCTCAGGAAATCTGCCCATTCATCTCTGTTATTTGAAGCGTATTCAATTGTTGGATCTTTCAAGGAATAACTTGTCAAGTGGAATTCCATCATGCTTAAAGAATTTGACTGCAATGTCTGAACAGACCATCAACTCATGGGACACTATGTCTCATATTTATTGGTATAATAACACTTACATTGAAATTTATGGTGGTTACTCATTGGGAGGTTATACGCTTGACATAACATGGATGTGGAAAGGTGTGGAACGGGGGTTCAAGGATCCAGAGTTAGAACTCAAAAGCATTGATCTTTCCTGTAACAATTTAACGGGTGAAATACCAAATGAGGTTGGATATTTGCTTGGGTTAGTTTCTTTGAATCTATCAAGAAACAATTTGAGTGGAGAAATTCCTTCTCAGATTGGGAATTTAGGTTCACTAGAATCACTTGACTTGTCAAGAAATCACATCTCTGGGAGAattccttcttctctttctgAAATTGATTATTTGCAAAAATTAGACTTGTCACACAACTCTCTTTCTGGAAGAATCCCATCAGGAAGACATTTTGAAACCTTTGAAGCCTCTAGTTTTGAAGGAAACATTGATCTTTGTGGCGAACAACTTAACAAAACTTGTCCTGGGGATGGAGATCAGACAACAGCAGAGCATCAAGAACCAGCAGTCAAAGGTGATGATTCAGTTTTCTATGAGGGATTATACATGAGCTTGGGGATTGGATACTTCACTGGATTTTGGGGCTTATTAGGGCCATTACTACTGTGGCGTCCTTGGAGAATTGCTTACAAGAGGTTTCTGAACAGATTAACAGACTATGTATATGTATGCTTATGGTGA
- the LOC114389712 gene encoding extensin-like yields the protein MGSLMAYATLTLVLAIIVSLSLPSQTSADDKYDYSSPPPPEKPYKYKSPPPPVYKYKSPPPPPPEKPYKYPSPPPPPVYKYKSPPPPYKYPSPPPPPKKPYKYPSPPPPIYKYKSPPPPYKYPSPPPPPYKYPSPPPPVYKYKSPPPPDYKYKSPPPPYKYPSPPPTPKKPYKYSSPPPPYHY from the coding sequence ATGGGGTCTCTAATGGCCTATGCTACACTTACTCTTGTATTGGCAATAATAGTCTCTCTAAGCTTGCCATCTCAAACCTCAGCTGATGACAAGTACGACTATTCATCTCCTCCACCACCAGAGAAACCCTACAAATAtaaatcaccaccaccaccagttTACAAGTACAAAtccccaccaccaccaccacctgaGAAGCCCTACAAATacccatcaccaccaccaccaccagttTACAAATACaagtcaccaccaccaccctaCAAGTACCcttctcctccaccaccacctaaAAAGCCCTACAAATACCCATCTCCTCCACCTCCAATTTACAAGTACAAATCACCACCCCCACCATACAAGTACCcatctcctccaccaccaccttaCAAGTACCCATCTCCACCACCCCCAGTGTACAAGTACAAGTCTCCTCCTCCACCAGATTACAAGTACAAGTCACCTCCCCCTCCATACAAGTACCCTTCACCTCCACCAACACCTAAGAAACCATACAAGTATTCATCTCCACCTCCCCCATACCACTACTAA